One Citricoccus sp. K5 DNA window includes the following coding sequences:
- a CDS encoding UGSC family (seleno)protein: MTTMEVLIDPTGASERASDMTLSPRPGSLAGLRVALLDNTKPNATPLLEALGHELRQRHGIGSVTMYTKDYFGTPVKDELRDEIVRECDLVVTAVGDCGSCSAATVLDGIIFERHGLPAVSIVSDSFLMSGQAMASLQGFPGYDFLAATHPIASLSAEELKGRAEELIAGVERILGAEVVA, encoded by the coding sequence ATGACCACCATGGAAGTGTTGATCGATCCCACGGGCGCTTCCGAGCGCGCCAGCGACATGACCCTCTCGCCCAGGCCTGGCTCCCTGGCCGGCCTGAGGGTCGCCCTGCTGGACAACACCAAGCCCAATGCCACCCCCCTGCTGGAGGCCCTCGGCCACGAGTTGCGCCAGCGCCACGGCATCGGCTCGGTGACGATGTACACCAAGGACTACTTCGGCACTCCGGTGAAGGACGAGCTGCGGGACGAGATCGTCCGCGAATGCGACCTGGTGGTCACCGCCGTCGGAGACTGCGGTTCCTGCAGTGCGGCCACGGTGCTGGACGGCATCATCTTCGAGCGGCACGGACTGCCGGCCGTCAGCATCGTCAGCGATTCCTTCCTGATGTCCGGCCAGGCCATGGCCTCGCTCCAGGGCTTCCCGGGATACGACTTCCTGGCCGCAACCCATCCCATCGCGAGCCTGTCCGCGGAGGAGCTCAAGGGCCGTGCGGAGGAGCTCATCGCCGGTGTGGAGCGCATCCTCGGCGCGGAGGTGGTCGCGTGA
- a CDS encoding ABC transporter substrate-binding protein, whose product MTRPDTPTPHLLARQGPLRSDTGLLGRGLSRRTLFRGFGAGVLAVAGTGTLASCGTDGATGGGADGGGEASLGEVTYISFLPFETLSFAAEMLAMAAGHDAAHGIDLGYEVARGTSPSLQAMIAGAGLVARCNTVDLAAARAQGQDVVNIATIARGPAQRINFSKERPITTAQDMVGMTIGIPSEGGSTENNLRLTLENAGVDSEQVNLQVVTDNPASWEMIQRGQIDGYISSPDQSFLLLDMQEGADAIVLGDLSPVISDRQYFVTTDQHIQEKPDQLRAFLASLEDAVTSMVDDTDRTKTLEALREENSFASLDNDSVARSALDVQVENFVNDEEPDPLVTDEEIWLASIEELVTTGRIEPVDAPESWMTNDLLPA is encoded by the coding sequence CCCTCTTCCGCGGCTTCGGCGCCGGGGTCCTGGCCGTGGCCGGCACCGGCACCCTGGCCTCCTGCGGCACGGACGGCGCCACGGGAGGTGGCGCGGACGGCGGCGGGGAGGCGTCGCTGGGCGAGGTGACCTACATCAGCTTCCTGCCGTTCGAGACCCTGTCCTTCGCCGCCGAGATGCTGGCCATGGCCGCCGGCCATGACGCCGCCCATGGCATCGACCTCGGCTATGAGGTGGCCCGCGGCACCTCGCCATCACTCCAGGCGATGATCGCCGGGGCCGGCCTCGTGGCCCGCTGCAACACGGTGGACCTGGCCGCGGCACGGGCCCAGGGACAGGACGTGGTGAACATCGCCACCATCGCCCGGGGACCGGCCCAGCGCATCAACTTCTCGAAGGAGCGCCCCATCACCACCGCTCAGGACATGGTGGGCATGACCATCGGCATCCCCTCCGAGGGCGGGAGCACGGAGAACAACCTCCGCCTGACCCTGGAGAACGCCGGCGTGGACTCCGAGCAGGTCAACCTCCAGGTGGTCACGGACAATCCCGCGTCCTGGGAGATGATCCAGCGCGGGCAGATCGACGGCTACATCTCCAGCCCGGATCAGAGCTTCCTGCTGCTGGACATGCAAGAGGGGGCCGACGCCATCGTGCTCGGAGACCTCTCCCCCGTCATCTCCGACCGCCAGTACTTCGTCACCACCGACCAGCACATCCAGGAGAAGCCGGACCAGCTCCGTGCCTTCCTGGCGTCACTGGAGGACGCGGTGACCTCCATGGTGGACGACACCGACCGGACGAAGACCCTCGAGGCGCTGCGGGAGGAGAACTCCTTCGCCAGCCTGGACAACGACTCCGTGGCCCGCTCCGCCCTGGACGTGCAGGTCGAGAACTTCGTCAATGACGAGGAACCGGATCCGCTGGTCACCGATGAGGAGATCTGGCTCGCCTCCATCGAGGAGCTGGTCACGACGGGCCGCATCGAGCCGGTGGATGCCCCGGAGTCCTGGATGACCAACGACCTCCTGCCCGCCTGA